GGTAAGCTTATCAAAAAGAGCCCGAGGATCTTTTATATCAATGCCTTTGGCGATAAGATAGTCAAAATCCGGCGCTACCTTTTTGTTCATATACCAAAGTAAATCATAGATATCGCGCCCTTTTTCTTCATAAACCGCTTCTCCTACGCCCCGAGTACCGCGCAGAAAAATTGCGGCAATTTTACTCGCCATCAATGCAGACATATTATAAGTGACAATTACGAAAGAAAGCTGATCCTGATTTATGGGTCTGCGCTCTTGAACCGTTTTGGGCGCGACAAAATGATTCAGGTCAATTTTGATATGAACCTGTTTTGAGGGATGACCGAAACTTAACTCTTCTCCGACATGAAATTTTAGAAGCAACCCTCTGCCAGTAGTTATTTTTATTGTTAGGAAGTCAGTCCCAACGCCGTATGTATTTTTGAAGTGTTCTTCAATTTCATTCTTCAGCTCCTCTAAAAACTTTCTGGTGATTACATGAGATACCTCAAAATCTAAATCAACCGACATGCGATCAAGTCCGTGAATAATACGGAGAGCAGAACCGCCATACATAATCCATTTACTATATTCCGGGTGGTGATAAATAAAATTAAGCGCGTAAAACTGCAACTCTTCTTTAAGAGCGTTACGGCGCGTTTCGGCGTCAAGTTCTTCGTAAGCGGCAAGGTCGTCAAGTTTCCGTTTTAATGTAGTAATAATCTGCTCACTCATGTTTAAGATATTTATTAGTCATTGTATAAAATTTGTCCTGCTCGTTTTTATCCATTTCATTAATGTCTATTCTCAACTCTTCAATGAGCGGTTTGATATTTTCTGTCTTAATTCCGCGAAACTGATGAGTTTTGAAATAGAGTAAATCAAACAATGCCTTGGCCGGGGAGGCGATAAAAAAATTAAACTTTCCTTCAACCGAAGAAAAATCCATAAACAACTCTTTCTGAATTGACCGATAGGAAAAACTGCCTATTTTTGTGTCGTAAGTTCTGGTTGGCTTTTGAGTCACAGAGGTAATGCCGTGTATTGATTCGGTCGTGAGATTATAATACTGCAACGCAGTCCACGAACTTACATACGAGGGCTTACGGATAATGTTTGATAGATAAAATAAGTAAGATATATCGGCTTTATTTTTGTTATAAAAATCTACGGATATATACAGTTCTCTTTTTAACTTAAAAATTTCTTTGTACTTCAAAAACCGGCTGATGTAGGTATCAACCGTAGTATCTTTAAGCCCTAACTGACTGCTAAGCTGATGGACGGTGTCCTTACTGAAATGGGGCAGGTTTTTTAGCTGTTCTAAAAGGTTTTTTCTGCTTTTCATATCTATGACATTAGTGTATCAGATGTGAAATATGCTGTCAATAGACAAGCATACAAAAAAGCCCCTGATGGGCTGAAACGCCAATATCTGGGGCTGTTCTAGGATAAATTTATGGTTCAGGACAAGCAAATACAACAAGCTGTTCCGACTGATTTAATCCTTAGATTACAGCCCGACTTCGCTAAAGCTACGACGGACAAGGAAGAATCTAAGGTTCTGATAAGAAAAGACTGACTCCGGGGGGTGGGACTTTCACCCCGCACCAAAAGATTGTAAGAGATAAACCTGTCTAAGCTCCCGGGGTCGGATTCGAACCGACAACCAATTGATTAACAGTCAACTGCTCTGCCGTTGAGCTACCCGGGAGCTTAGCTTTTTATCTCAATCCATGGATATAACTTTGGTGCGGGATGCCGATTGAGCTACCCCCGAACGAAATTTACTATTTACTATTCAAAAATAAAATGCAACAAAAATCAAACCTAAAATAAATAATAAATAGTAAATAATAAATAACTTAGTAGTCCTTCAACTTGCTCATCCCCTCATCTTCTTTAATCCTCTCCAAGGCTTTGGCTTCAATCTGCCTAATGCGCTCGCGGGTAACGCCAAACTCCTGACCCACTTCTTCCAGGGTGTGGGCGACGCCATCAGTCAAACCAAAACGCATTTCTAAAATCTTTTGCTCGCGCTGGGTTAGGCCGGATATCACGTCTTTTACATGATTTTTTAATAACTGCAAAGCTGCCACCCTATCCGGAGTAATAGTCCTTTCATCCTTAATAAAATCTCCTAAAGTACTGTCTTTATCATTATCATCCTCACCGACCGAGGTTTCCAACGAGACGGTATCTTGAGAAATTTTAATGATATGCCTGATTTTATCTATATCCTCGCCCATCTCGGTTGCGATCTCCTCTGGCAAGGGCTCCCGGCCCAAATCTTGAATTAGACGTCGCTCAATTTGTTGAAATTTGTTAATAGATTCCACCATATGAACCGGTACCCGAATAGTCCGCGACTGGTCCGCAATGGCCCGAGTAATTGCCTGACGAATCCACCAAGTAGCGTAAGTGGAAAATTTATATCCCCGGCGGTAATCAAATTTTTCCACAGCCCGAAATAAGCCAATATTGCCTTCTTGGATCAAATCCAAAAGCGAGGGGTTTCTCCCAGCAAATTTTTTAGCTATACTCACTACCAAACGTAAATTTGCCTCCACCAGTTTTTTGGTGGCTTCCATGTCATTCTTTTCTTTAGCCTTAGCAAATTTAACTTCTTCTTCGGGTGTTAACAAAGGGACCTTGCCAATCTCGCGCAGATACATTTGAATCGAATCCTGAGAAATATCACCCAAATCAAAACCAAGAATTTTCCGTTGTTTTTCTTCCTTGCTTAAGGCTTTGCTTTTTCCCTTTTTTCCTCCAGACTCTTCTTCTCTTGATGTTTCTGCTAGATGCTTATCCAAAAACCCCTCCTTAGTCTCTACTACTTGCACACCCTGCCGGTCTAATTCGTCTAAATACTCCTCGTACTTTTCTAAATAGTCTTCAATGTCCGGAAAAAAATGTAAAACCTCGTCTTCAGTAATAAAATTCCTCATCCTTCCTTTGAGTATCAACCGGCCCGCCTCTTCCTTGGGCCAACGCGCCCTCTTGTATCGCTCTCTTTTTACAACGCGAGTGATCTTCCTAGGCTTTTTAATAACCCTCCCCACGCCTTTCCTACCCATTGCTTTCTGGTCTGTTCGTTGAATTTGTTTTCTTGCTTCTTTGCTTTTTTGCCTTTTTGATAAGGCAATTGACCTTTTAGAAATTTTTTTCTTTTTTGAAGACCCCGGGCGGCCTGTCCCGCCCTCGGCTCCGAGGCTCGGGCTCGAGGAGAGCTTGGTCGATGGATGCCGAGGGGTCAAAGACTTCGAGACTTTGCTTTGAGCTCGATTTTTTTTCTTTTTTTTGAGCACAAATATTATATTTAAAATTTATCCAAAATTTTTTAAATCATTAATCAACTCGTTAAATCTTCGGCTCAAGCGCTCAATTTCATCTTCTTGTTTCTCTGACTCGGCCCGGCGCAAGGACTGCTCTATTCCCTTTAGCTGGCGGACAGCCCAATTTCGTTTTAACCCGCGAATCAAACGTTCAGTCTCGCGCATAATCACTTCAATGTCTTCATTTAGAAATTCTTTTTCAGCTAACAATACCAAAACATCAGAGTAATCTCCAGTTTCCTCTGATAAGTCTTTTTTAAATTCATTATAGTTAAATAACTCAACTCCTTGATTGTTTTCCGGTTCTATTTGAATGTTCTCATTATAATACATTTTTAATTTTTTTGCAAATTCTTTCAATCTTTCTTCGGGGAATATTGCCAAATCGACTTTTTTAAGCCAAATGCCCAGGCTTTGGGGAAACCTTAAGCCCAGAGCGAGCAATCTTTCGGCTATTTGAACGTCTTTATCAACCAGTTTGAGTGGAAAGGCGCCGGCTTTTTGTATCATCGCGCCAACCCTTCTTTTCTCTGTTTTAATCACTGACTCTCGTAAAACAGCCTCCTCGACGCCAAGCCGCCTGGCCAGCTCTTTGAGGCAAAAATCCTGCTCAATTTTATCAGCAAGCTTGGCAATCTGGGGTAACAGCTGGCGAGCGATTTCCCGCCGGCCATCAAGCTTGGCAGTGTCATTTTTGGAAAACGCCAAGCTAAAATAATATTTCATAACCGGCTGACTATCTTCAATCGCTTGCTGCCAAGCCCTGGCCCCCCTATTTTTAATCAGCTCATCAGGATCTTTAGCCTCTTTAATCTGAATAATTTTAACATTCATCCCAAAACTCAAAGCCACCTCAATGCCCCGTTTAGTCGCTTGCTCGCCAGCCGCATCAATGTCAAAAGAAAAAGCAATATTTTTAGTGTAACGACTCAAAAGTTTCACCTGTTCGCTGGTTAAAGCCGTGCCAGAAGAAGCGACCGCATTAATAACCCCAGCCTGATGCGAGGCAATGACATCCATTTGTCCCTCCACCACCACTGCCAAATCTTTTTTCCTAATCTCTTGTTTAGCTCTATCTAATCCAAAAATAATTCGGCTTTTATCATAAATCTGGGTCTGCGAGGTATTGATATATTTTCCGCCGCTTTTTTCGGTCTCCACTAAAATCCTGCCGGTAAAACCCGCTACATTACTGTTCACATCAGCAATCGGGAACATAATCCTCCCCCTGAATCTGTCGTAGTAATCCGTCCCTGATTGTTTTTTCACCGCCAGGCCGCTGCTCAAAATTTGCGCATCAGTAAATCCTTTGACTCGCAAATAGACGCCCAATTCGTCCCACGAATCCGGGGCCCAACCAACTCGCCACTCCTTTAAGGTCTCAAAAGTTAATCCCCGGTCCGTTAAATATTTCCGCGCTGGCTTTCCATTGCTGGAATTCAATTTACTGACAAAAAAATCCACCGCATTATTCATTAAATCCAATAAGCGGGTCCTGACTGAAATTATTTTCGGATCTTGCCGCTTTAATACAATGCCCGCCTTTTGCGCGAGAATGCGGAGGGCTTCTGGAAATTCAACACCCTCAATCTCTTTTACAAATTCAATTACATCCCCGCCTTTTGAGCAGCCAAAGCAATGCCAAATCTGCTTCTCGGCACTTACCATAAAAGACGGCGTTTTTTCGTTGTGAAACGGACACCGCGCTTTCCAGTTACTGCCTACTTGCGCCAAGTTCGGTACATACTCTCTTACAATATCAACAACATCCAGCCGCTGTTTTATTTGTTCAATTGGAGAATCGTAAAAAGTCAAAAGTCAAAAGTCTAAAATTAAAAGTTGAGTCAAAAAGCAGAAATTTATTCGTATATTTCAGTATATCATTTTAGAAAGAGAAGTCAAACTAAACAACTAAAAAACTAACACATTTTGAGCTGGAATAAAAAATTAACCCACTTCAACAATAAGTTACAACTGTATTACCATCGTATTACTATGAGTTACCACACCCCTAGCGCCTCCAGCTTTCCAAACAGCTCAAATCCTCAAGTGTCAAAAGTCTCACTGATTATTGCTCTCACCAACCGAATCTCATCATAAGAATAATCTTCGCCCAGCATCTCCTTTACTGGCGACAATGCCGCCGTACTGCCCGCCTTAGCAAAAGCTTCGCGTATCACCGGCTCGCGTTCAGCCGAAACAAACCGCCTTAAATCTACCCGCGGAATTCGTCCATCCAAAAAAAGCTGCTCAATATGACCGCCGATAGTGCTTGAAGCAAGCCCTCGTTTTTCAGCGATTTCCTTAATTCCCAAACCAGTCTTATACAAAGCCAAGGTCTCACTCACTGTATCCGAACCCCTGGCATAACTTCGCCTCACAGGCGCTCCTTCCCAACTCATAAGCTCGCTTATCCGCGAACTTAAGCCTTTGTTCTGGCAATATTTTTTTATGAGCCCCAAAATATCATTTCCATACTGCTCAATTTTTTTATAGCCAATCCCCGGCACTCGCCCTAAATCATCAAAAACTAAAGGCAAATAAGCTGCCAAATCCACCAGCACCTTGTCAGAGAAAATAATATACGGCGGCACTCCTTCCTGCGCTGACCTTACCCTTCTCCAATTCCGCAGGAGCCCAAACAATTCCACTTCATAATCTAATTCCTGCTCAACTTCCCGCGACTCCTTCACCTTGAGCATCACTTTCTGCCCGCCGCTAAAAACTGACTTCGCCTCGGGAGTTAAATGCAAGACCGGATACTGACCCGGCTCCCGCTGAATCAGCCCCTGATCAATCAAAACATCAATTAAATCTTTAAGTTCTTCCTGGGTTTTGTCTTTCATTAAGCCATAAGTAGAAAGTCCTCGAAATTTAGTTATCCGTTCTGATTCCGAACCGGCTAAAATTTGGGCTATAGTAGAGACCCCAACCGGGTAGCGCACCCGATAAACACAGGATAAAATTTTCTGCGCCGCTAAAGTAATATCATATTCCTTAATCTCATAAGACAAACAAATATCACATTTATCTCCACACTTGTACCCCTCTTTTTTCTCCCCAAAATAATCAAGAACATAATTGTGCCGGCATTCCAGGCTGCGCGCAAAACGCACCATCGCATCCAGTTTGCTTAAAGCTAAATCTTTATATATTTCGCTTTCGGCTGTATTGATTAAATACTCTTGAGTCGCAATATCCCCGTTAGAATAAAACATAAAACAATCCGCCGGCAAACCATCCCGACCCGCCCGGCCAATCTCTTGATAATAGGCCTCAATTGACTTTGTTAAATTCGCATGAATAATAAACCGAACATTGGATTTATTAATGCCCATGCCAAAAGCAACGGTAGCCACTATTAAATTTACTTCCTCGTTCGTAAACGCTCTTTGATTTCTGGTTCGCTCTGCCTTTTCCATCCCCGCATGATAAGGCAAATTTTTATAACCTAATTCATCTAAAATATCTGATATCTTATCCACCTTTTTTCTGGTGGCGCAATAAATAATCCCGGATTCATCTTGATGCCGCTTAAGCACGCCGGTAATCTGCTCAATTGCATCTCGTCTTTTCCCAATATGCAAAGCCAAGTTCTCTCTTTCAAAACTGCCAATCAAAGGAATCATTTGGGGCGTGTTCAACTGTTTAATAATATCTTGCTGAACCTTTTTTGTCGCCGTGGCTGTCAAAGCCACGACAGGAATTTCTGGGAAAATATTCTTGAGCACTGCCAATCTCCGGTACTCGGGTCGAAACTCATGTCCCCACTCGGAAATACAATGCGCCTCGTCAATTGCGATCAAAGAGATTTTTAAAGTCTTTAAAAATTCCTGAAACCGCTCCGTAAAAAATCCTTCTGGCGCAATATATAAAATCTTGATTTTTTGACTCCTGGCCTTCTCGTAAACCCCGCTCTTTTCTGCCGGCGACAAAGTAGAATTCAAAAAGGCCGCGGGAATCCCAGCTTTATTCAACTGGTCCACCTGGTCCTTCATCAAAGAAATCAAAGGTGAAAAAACCAAAGCCACGCCCTCTTCCTTCACCGCCGGAATCTGATAAATCAAGGACTTGCCGCTGCCAGTGGCTAAAACCGTTAAGATGTCTTTGCCCGCTAAAACAAAATCAATCGCCTCTTTTTGAAGGGGGCGAAAGGTGTCGTAGCCGAAGTATTTTTTTAATATGGTTTGGGGCATAGGTTGCGCTAAGCAGAACGAAATTGAAAATTGGCGGAGAGGCAGGGATTTGAACCCTGGGTCGCCGATGAGGCGACACTTGCTTTCCAAGCAAGCGCACTAGACCACTATGCGACCTCTCCGTGTTTTTTATTCACAAACCCGCCATTCAAGGGCGTAGCATTTGCAAAAACTCCTTCTCATCAATCACCTTCACGCCTAATTTTTTAGCCTTATCATACTTTGACCCCGGCTCGGATCCAGCCACTACAAAATCTGTTTCGCGGGAAACCGATGAAGAAACATCCCCGCCCAAACGTCTGATTCTCTGCTTGGCTTCATCGCGGGTTAGACCCTGCAGGCCGCCAGTCAAAACAAAAGTTTTACCAGCTAATTTTTGACTAACTTTCTCGGGATTCTTTATTTTAACACCATTCTTAAGTAAATACTTAATGAATTTAAGATTCTTTTCATTTTGAAACCACTCATAAATACTTTTGGCCACGGTTGAACCAATATCCTTGGCCCTTGCCAGCTCTTCTCCTGTGGCTTTTTTAAGTTTTTCTAAACCAGCAAAGTGATTAGCCAAAGTGATGGCTGTTTCCTCGCCTGCATGCCGAATGCCTAAAGCATAAAGAAAACGGCCCAATTCTACTTTCTTGCTCGCCTCAATCGCCTTCACCAAATTATCAGCAGATTTTTCAGCAAAACGTTCAAGGGGTTTTAAATCGCCTTGAGTCAAAGTAAAAATATCACTGGCATCTTTAATCAGTCCTTCATTTAATAATTGGTCAATAATTTTTGGGCCCAATCCTTCAATATTAAAGGCTGGCCGAGAAACAAAGTGATACAGACTTTCTTTCTGTTGAGCTAAACAATTTAAATTAGAACAAAAATAAGCCACAGTTTCTCTTTGTTTCA
The nucleotide sequence above comes from Patescibacteria group bacterium. Encoded proteins:
- the recQ gene encoding DNA helicase RecQ; translation: MPQTILKKYFGYDTFRPLQKEAIDFVLAGKDILTVLATGSGKSLIYQIPAVKEEGVALVFSPLISLMKDQVDQLNKAGIPAAFLNSTLSPAEKSGVYEKARSQKIKILYIAPEGFFTERFQEFLKTLKISLIAIDEAHCISEWGHEFRPEYRRLAVLKNIFPEIPVVALTATATKKVQQDIIKQLNTPQMIPLIGSFERENLALHIGKRRDAIEQITGVLKRHQDESGIIYCATRKKVDKISDILDELGYKNLPYHAGMEKAERTRNQRAFTNEEVNLIVATVAFGMGINKSNVRFIIHANLTKSIEAYYQEIGRAGRDGLPADCFMFYSNGDIATQEYLINTAESEIYKDLALSKLDAMVRFARSLECRHNYVLDYFGEKKEGYKCGDKCDICLSYEIKEYDITLAAQKILSCVYRVRYPVGVSTIAQILAGSESERITKFRGLSTYGLMKDKTQEELKDLIDVLIDQGLIQREPGQYPVLHLTPEAKSVFSGGQKVMLKVKESREVEQELDYEVELFGLLRNWRRVRSAQEGVPPYIIFSDKVLVDLAAYLPLVFDDLGRVPGIGYKKIEQYGNDILGLIKKYCQNKGLSSRISELMSWEGAPVRRSYARGSDTVSETLALYKTGLGIKEIAEKRGLASSTIGGHIEQLFLDGRIPRVDLRRFVSAEREPVIREAFAKAGSTAALSPVKEMLGEDYSYDEIRLVRAIISETFDT
- the dnaG gene encoding DNA primase — encoded protein: MTFYDSPIEQIKQRLDVVDIVREYVPNLAQVGSNWKARCPFHNEKTPSFMVSAEKQIWHCFGCSKGGDVIEFVKEIEGVEFPEALRILAQKAGIVLKRQDPKIISVRTRLLDLMNNAVDFFVSKLNSSNGKPARKYLTDRGLTFETLKEWRVGWAPDSWDELGVYLRVKGFTDAQILSSGLAVKKQSGTDYYDRFRGRIMFPIADVNSNVAGFTGRILVETEKSGGKYINTSQTQIYDKSRIIFGLDRAKQEIRKKDLAVVVEGQMDVIASHQAGVINAVASSGTALTSEQVKLLSRYTKNIAFSFDIDAAGEQATKRGIEVALSFGMNVKIIQIKEAKDPDELIKNRGARAWQQAIEDSQPVMKYYFSLAFSKNDTAKLDGRREIARQLLPQIAKLADKIEQDFCLKELARRLGVEEAVLRESVIKTEKRRVGAMIQKAGAFPLKLVDKDVQIAERLLALGLRFPQSLGIWLKKVDLAIFPEERLKEFAKKLKMYYNENIQIEPENNQGVELFNYNEFKKDLSEETGDYSDVLVLLAEKEFLNEDIEVIMRETERLIRGLKRNWAVRQLKGIEQSLRRAESEKQEDEIERLSRRFNELINDLKNFG
- a CDS encoding nucleotidyl transferase AbiEii/AbiGii toxin family protein, whose protein sequence is MSEQIITTLKRKLDDLAAYEELDAETRRNALKEELQFYALNFIYHHPEYSKWIMYGGSALRIIHGLDRMSVDLDFEVSHVITRKFLEELKNEIEEHFKNTYGVGTDFLTIKITTGRGLLLKFHVGEELSFGHPSKQVHIKIDLNHFVAPKTVQERRPINQDQLSFVIVTYNMSALMASKIAAIFLRGTRGVGEAVYEEKGRDIYDLLWYMNKKVAPDFDYLIAKGIDIKDPRALFDKLTLQTNKVSDKNLKQDLVPLFVNRPYIENWLKNWRESYLRLFDAYKICTVTELEHVRVHHDLMPDNFHFIYTYKTEDDRPVRVVYVLSDYWIMFRGGDLTIKEDKKVSEIIEFTSTGSTSHPPSQEKLKLYATLFYQKTEKYFKKTNRIMLGDSIITKVIRMTADNLNQKEQIVLNKSTLLSCELDDLLK
- a CDS encoding sigma-70 family RNA polymerase sigma factor, whose protein sequence is MGRKGVGRVIKKPRKITRVVKRERYKRARWPKEEAGRLILKGRMRNFITEDEVLHFFPDIEDYLEKYEEYLDELDRQGVQVVETKEGFLDKHLAETSREEESGGKKGKSKALSKEEKQRKILGFDLGDISQDSIQMYLREIGKVPLLTPEEEVKFAKAKEKNDMEATKKLVEANLRLVVSIAKKFAGRNPSLLDLIQEGNIGLFRAVEKFDYRRGYKFSTYATWWIRQAITRAIADQSRTIRVPVHMVESINKFQQIERRLIQDLGREPLPEEIATEMGEDIDKIRHIIKISQDTVSLETSVGEDDNDKDSTLGDFIKDERTITPDRVAALQLLKNHVKDVISGLTQREQKILEMRFGLTDGVAHTLEEVGQEFGVTRERIRQIEAKALERIKEDEGMSKLKDY